From Podospora bellae-mahoneyi strain CBS 112042 chromosome 3, whole genome shotgun sequence, the proteins below share one genomic window:
- the BET1 gene encoding protein transport protein bet1 (COG:U; EggNog:ENOG503P3FI), with the protein MASRFPSSTLHQRDSRSDLFKGYSGGPSSRTASPSTFNSQPGRAGGGYGYGGYISNNGSSSLGIGEGSSGNGGYRSATPNRKGQYSDAVLNELESQNDAQVDGILGKVRILKDMTVAIGDEIRESSALAEKMNEGFDNTRLRLRGTMNRMLVMAERTGVGWRVWLAFFAAVIVLFVWVWLF; encoded by the exons ATGGCTTCTCG attcccctcctcaaccctccaccaacgCGACTCCCGCTCCGACCTCTTCAAAGGCTACTCCGGCGGCCCTTCCTCCCGCAccgcctccccatcaaccttcAACTCCCAACCCGGCCGAGCAGGCGGCGGGTATGGCTACGGGGGGTACATAAGCAACAATGGCAGTTCATCACTAGGAATCGGCGAGGGGAGTTCCGGCAATGGCGGGTATCGGTCAGCGACTCCAAATCGAAA GGGCCAATACTCAGACGCGGTCCTCAACGAGCTCGAATCCCAAAACGACGCCCAGGTCGACGGCATCCTCGGCAAGGTCCGGATACTCAAGGACATGACGGTTGCGATTGGGGACGAGATCAGGGAGAGCTCGGCGCTGGCGGAGAAGATGAACGAGGGCTTTGATAACACGAGATTGAGACTGAGGGGGACGATGAACAGGATGTTGGTCATGGCCGAGAGgacgggggttgggtggagggtttggttggCGTTTTTCGCGGCGGTGATtgtcttgtttgtttgggtATGGTTGTTTTAG
- the CHZ1 gene encoding Histone H2A.Z-specific chaperone (EggNog:ENOG503P6DP), with amino-acid sequence MASNGATDPTAAAEAGAAQTDFKGKGKSTEQPVDDTSMVEDDDDDDDEEEVEEEAEVEEDGMEEIDLENVIGRRTRGKVIDFAKAAEENPPEGDDDEEDDDDFEAPDEEMKDA; translated from the exons ATGGCTTCCAACGGTGCTACAGACCCCACTGCGGCTGCCGAGGCTGGCGCTGCCCAGACCGAtttcaagggcaagggcaagagCACCGAGCAGCCAGTTGATGATACCTCTATggtcgaggacgatgatgatgatgacgatgaggaggaggtcgaggag GAGGCCGAAGTTG aggaggatggcatGGAGGAGATCGACCTCGAGAACGTCATTGGCCGTCGCACCCGCGGCAAGGTCATTGACTTCGCcaaggccgccgaggagaacCCTCCCGAgggcgatgacgacgaggaggacgatgacgacttcGAGGCTCcggatgaggagatgaaggacgCCTAA
- a CDS encoding hypothetical protein (EggNog:ENOG503P6DP) yields the protein MMNPCQSLSTVPRRLAQKLGGTCTSARRQDLEHHNQSNSNLGRLLSPNRQPKHKPPTMKPSHLLSAFAALATAVTAQEYDDDVTYTSPPTGRIAPVYIQPISSSSPPVLLAELNYHPSSSTNPSSEEDAPAPSVLSYEPPEFDPETKLVRVGVYDEKTERWASSAAVVSVENFGQGYQPNFVLNVDEKGEEVVGVVVRGVRVDAGQTRNFGPRVVVRGMERGRQPGLGKPVVLSAEGRKVEVEERSFLQKYWWAILLGAVLLLGGGGDGK from the exons ATGATGAATCCCTGCCAATCCCTCAGCACAGTGCCAAGACGGCTGGCCCAAAAGCTTGGGGGGACGTGCACCTCAGCTCGACGCCAAGACCTGGAGCATCATAACCAATCCAATTCCAATCTCGGCCGGCTTTTGTCTCCAAACCGACAACCGAAACACAAACCGCCCACCATGAAGCCATCCCACCTACTCTCCGCCTTCGCGGCCCTCGCAACAGCAGTCACGGCCCAAGAATACGACGACGATGTTACCTatacctcccctcccaccggGCGCATAGCACCAGTCTACATTCAacccatctcatcttcctccccgccggtCCTCCTCGCCGAACTAAACTAccacccctcttcttccaccaacccctcctcagAGGAGGATGCGCCAGCTCCATCCGTCCTGAGCTATGAACCCCCCGAATTCGACCCAGAGACGAAGCTTGTTAGAGTTGGGGTGTATGATGAGAAAACAGAGAGATgggcctcctcggcggcggtggtgtcggtAGAGAACTTTGGGCAGGGGTACCAGCCGAACTTTGTGCTGAAtgtggatgagaagggggaggaggtggttggggttgtggtgaggggggtgagggttgatgCTGGGCAGACGAGGAATTTTgggccgagggtggtggttagggggatggagagggggaggcagccggggttggggaagcCGGTTGTGCTGAGCGctgaggggaggaaggtggaggttgaggagagaAGTTTTCTTCAAAA GTACTGGTGGGCGATTCTTTTGGGTGctgttttgctgctgggaggtggtggagatgggaaaTGA
- the PHO80 gene encoding Pho80p cyclin (EggNog:ENOG503NY21; COG:S), with protein sequence MMLTPSPVVSSVNASPRSSFPNIGSHYVPASSPRQSSPRVQAVAKSRRQSQSPLSSAVASAAAPIAGPSTSTTTTTATTTTSTTIASAIPPSKHYVAVDAATQYSPMERINYATGEPLSHTKPEGAQPHQTPPTTQSQAMAAPGDHYAAQAAPAAAVTPDPIKKPVPPAVAKQQHQHTEAVAASPSKRRNSQGPGSRGASPSRDAGQNPSPSSKRARPEQLPSKELPRKYEFCLTEDMVVLIAHMLGELIETNDVLALKSGNLTRFHSRTAPGISVLDYLHRLARHATLSPPLLLSMVYYIDRLCACYPEFTINTLTVHRFLITAATVAAKGLSDAFWNNSTYAKVGGIKVNELKLLELEFLYRVDWKIVPNPDILVSYYKGLVERCPGYVLEREEIPLEDDGEDEGEDDDSDVLDEEDDDDEDGDNDGGHDEETRSQCVQSPRFKQSEEGRSPLRYR encoded by the exons atgatgttgacaCCGTCCCCGGTCGTCTCCTCTGTCAATGCCTCCCCGAGAAGCAGCTTTCCCAACATTGGAAGCCACTATGTTCCCGCTTCCTCGCCCAGACAGTCTTCTCCCCGGGTCCAGGCTGTTGCCAAGTCTCGCCGACAATCGCAATCACCATTGTCATCCGCCGtcgcttctgctgctgccccaaTAGCTGGGCCCTCGACCTCAACCACGACCACTACCG CTACCACTACCACCTCGACGACAATAGCGTCCGCGATCCCCCCCTCGAAACACTATGTAGCCGTCGACGCTGCAACCCAGTATTCACCTATGGAACGTATCAATTATGCTACGGGGGAACCATTATCTCATACCAAACCCGAAGGAGCCCAACCACACCAAACCCCGCCGACCACACAGTCACAAGCCATGGCTGCTCCCGGCGACCACTACGCTGCCCAAGCGGCACCAGCAGCGGCGGTGACACCGGACCCGATCAAGAAGCCCGTCCCGCCGGCCGTTgcgaagcagcagcaccagcataCCGAGGCCGTAGCCGCCTCACCCTCAAAACGGCGAAACTCCCAGGGGCCAGGGAGCAGAGGCGCATCGCCATCACGAGATGCTGGACAAAACCCCTCACCCTCTAGCAAGCGCGCAAGGCCAGAACAGTTGCCGTCGAAAGAACTGCCACGAAAATATGAATTTTGCCTCACCGAAGATATGGTTGTTTTGATAGCGCATATGCTTGGAGAGCTTATTGAAACCAACGATGTGCTTGCTCTGAAGTCAGGCAATCTTACACGATTTCACTCACG TACGGCGCCTGGCATCTCCGTTTTGGATTACCTTCACCGCCTAGCGAGACATGCTACTCTCAGCCCACCACTTCTACTCTCCATGGTTTATTATATCGACCGACTATGTGCCTGCTACCCCGAATTCACCATCAACACGCTGACCGTGCATCGGTTCCTCATCACGGCTGCCACGGTAGCAGCAAAGGGCCTCTCAGACGCCTTCTGGAACAACTCGACCTACGCTAAAGTCGGGGGAATAAAAGTCAACGAGCTGAAACTGCTCGAGCTCGAGTTCCTGTACAGGGTGGACTGGAAAATTGTCCCCAACCCAGACATACTTGTGTCGTACTACAAGGGACTTGTGGAGCGGTGTCCAGGATACGTGCTTGAACGAGAAGAGATTCCACTCGAAGACGACGGcgaagacgagggagaggacgatGACAGCGATGTGCTcgacgaagaggacgatgacgacgaggatggtgATAATGATGGGGGCCACGACGAGGAGACAAGGAGCCAGTGCGTGCAATCACCACGATTCAAACAATCGGAAGAAGGGCGTTCACCTTTGAGATATCGCTAG
- a CDS encoding hypothetical protein (EggNog:ENOG503NVYZ; COG:S) — protein sequence MTMAQASSPPVLTPHKITRSYSEQVAELRAIKDKCIGHLQNKEEWVEKGILGSILQALQGSAPSYVRTEEDSVRLLCLELLASISGGGPQFLDPLHAVDVVPTVLSYISLAHPNSPRVVLTALRIIRNMTEATSAALPGHDDLNILADALFRPEHLESLHAILTQPSADSVIQEQKRLVLSSIARLCYKEEHQNVLADSGVLDALATILASFIVARGEVIPGAEMVAETDGLADMIPAPAPRGASLALTLEAISAIICNSKFRCCMFVLSPAILAVLPLIDFTPASAEPRAPGAGGAAGKSHGAMDYLLPLMPGSQSRSSSQVAQLPPSSLSRNASSNRRSQTYKFTGLDPASEDSDADNPESPVVPWLLNLVRKTSGLERVAAASVLTSLFKANLTRLDREQELAYLLVPILCNLIRDHMKEIPPSIYTTTFVDSDTEKDWAILEKTPEVLARLVGGSEILQKSAHECGVIKTTAKLLKDAYELLASPLIPSPWTAFPRQSMVSEGSPPSCQLGPPGPVPLYIHRIRMRYSALTLVAGMCSSREDYRKELASQELVPFIVESLAVRPGKPQNRKGKSASKKEGKDGAERLAYGQNPTSVILAACHALRCLGRSVSILRTTFLDHDVWQPVYKLMKHPDLEVQIAACSVVINLLASSSPMVEPLLQAGISKILCEQAHSHEPGLRLNAVWALKHLILEVDNSRKKQLLEELEPGWLIQLISDDTSEEGAPYTRPRRSTDADEDEDMDAETTEEEEPHLWTWRGMDGNPRRMNSPRMQKAKEKLDMLRKADLNPVRKARNDMIAIQEQALGFIQNFIMNPNTPQDQTELVDYLFSELGENRLFGILANKLKVRVVGAFGRKYSKGRDTLALYPQAKIIMAITFILVHIAASIPRHRQLVIAQTELLKLLGGNLDNESVDVRRGLCHLFENLSVLEDDEDRQPCAQRASELAKLGVLSKLEGLETNDADLYVRERAKAAVAQFKTPAMA from the exons ATGACGATGGCCCAGGCCTCGAGCCCTCCAGTGCTCACACCGCACAAGATAACTAGAAGCTATTCAGAACAGGTTGCCGAGCTTCGAGCAATCAAGGACAAGTGTATTGGTCACCTGCAAAACAAAGAAGAATGGGTCGAGAAGGGTATACTGGGGTCTATCCTCCAGGCGTTACAAGGTAGCGCTCCGTCATACGTGCGGACAGAGGAGGACTCTGTTCGTCTGCTGTGTCTGGAGCTGCTTGCAAGTATCTCAGGTG GGGGGCCACAATTCCTTGACCCCCTTCATGCGGTCGACGTTGTCCCAACAGTCCTATCTTATATTTCTCTCGCCCACCCAAACTCGCCCCGGGTCGTTCTGACAGCCCTCCGCATCATTCGCAACATGACCGAGGCAACGAGTGCTGCTCTCCCAGGTCACGATGATCTCAACATATTGGCCGATGCTCTATTCAGACCGGAACATCTCGAGTCCCTTCATGCTATTCTTACACAACCTTCTGCCGATTCGGTTATACAAGAGCAAAAGCGCTTGGTCTTGAGTTCGATTGCCCGGTTATGTTATAAAGAGGAACATCAAAACGTTTTGGCCGACAGTGGTGTTCTGGATGCGCTCGCGACGATACTGGCCAGTTTCATTGTGGCCCGAGGCGAGGTCATACCTGGAGCGGAAATGGTTGCGGAAACAGATGGCCTAGCTGACATGATTCCAGCCCCGGCTCCCCGAGGGGCAAGTCTCGCCTTGACGTTGGAAGCAATATCGGCCATCATTTGCAACTCTAAGTTCCGTTGCTGCATGTTTGTGCTTTCTCCGGCAATCCTAGCCGTTCTCCCTTTGATCGACTTTACCCCTGCGTCAGCAGAACCAAGGGCTcctggtgctggcggtgccGCGGGCAAAAGCCACGGGGCCATGGACTATCTCCTGCCCCTAATGCCCGGTTCCCAGTCTAGGAGCAGTTCCCAGGTtgcccagcttcctccctccAGTTTGTCGCGGAATGCTTCGTCAAACAGGCGCTCTCAGACATACAAATTTACTGGCCTCGATCCCGCCAGTGAGGACTCGGATGCTGACAACCCGGAGAGTCCTGTGGTGCCCTGGCTTCTCAATCTTGTGCGGAAGACAAGTGGGCTCGAGAGGGTGGCAGCGGCTTCTGTTCTGACGTCTCTGTTCAAAGCCAACCTCACCCGCCTGGACCGAGAACAGGAACTGGCTTACCTCCTTGTGCCTATACTCTGCAATCTGATAAGGGATCATATGAAGGAAATTCCTCCGTCGATTTACACGACCACATTTGTTGACAGTGATACGGAAAAGGACTGGGCCATTCTGGAGAAAACACCGGAAGTGTTGGCGCgcttggttggggggagcgAGATCTTGCAGAAGTCTGCTCATGAGTGTGGCGTAATCAAGACAACGGCCAAGCTTCTCAAGGATGCATATGAGCTATTGGCTTCGCCGTTGATCCCGAGCCCGTGGACAGCATTTCCCCGTCAGAGTATGGTTTCGGAAGGGAGCCCTCCATCGTGCCAACTCGGACCGCCGGGGCCGGTCCCATTGTACATCCATAGGATTAGGATGAGGTACAGTGCGCTGACGCTCGTGGCGGGGATGTGTTCATCACGAGAGGATTACCGCAAGGAGCTTGCTTCCCAGGAGCTGGTTCCTTTTATTGTCGAGTCGCTTGCGGTACGACCCGGGAAGCCCCAAAATCGAAAGGGGAAGTCGGCTTCcaagaaggaagggaaagatGGGGCTGAGAGGTTGGCTTATGGACAGAACCCCACCAGCGTGATTCTGGCGGCCTGTCATGCGTTGCGGTGTCTCGGGCGATCAGTCAGTATTCTAAGGACGACCTTTTTAGATCACGATGTCTGGCAGCCTGTTTACAAGCTCATGAAACACCCCGATTTGGAAGTGCAAATTGCAGCTTGCAGTGTTGTCATCAACCTCTTGGCAAGCTCCAGTCCCATGGTTGAG CCTCTTCTCCAAGCGGGTATCTCCAAGATCCTCTGCGAACAAGCACACTCTCACGAGCCAGGGCTGCGTCTCAACGCGGTCTGGGCACTCAAGCACTTGATCCTCGAAGTCGACAATAGCCGCAAGAAGCAACTcctggaggagttggaaccCGGGTGGCTCATCCAGCTGATCAGCGATGACACATCCGAAGAGGGTGCGCCGTACACGCGGCCGCGACGCTCCACGGATGctgacgaagacgaggataTGGACGCGGAAACgacagaggaagaggagcctCACTTGTGGACATGGCGGGGCATGGATGGAAATCCTCGCAGGATGAACTCGCCGCGGATGCAAAAAGCGAAAGAAAAACTCGATATGCTGCGGAAAGCGGACCTGAACCCGGTGCGGAAAGCAAGGAACGACATGATTGCGATTCAGGAGCAGGCGCTGGGTTTTATTCAAAATTTCATCATGAACCCGAACACACCGCAGGACCAGACGGAGCTGGTGGATTACTTGTTTTCGGAGCTGGGGGAGAACAGGTTGTTTGGGATTCTGGCGAACAAGCTCAAGgtgcgggtggtgggggcgTTTGGCCGGAAGTATTCCAAGGGGAGGGACACGCTGGCGCTGTACCCACAGGCGAAGATCATTATGGCTATCACGTTTATCTTGGTGCACATTGCTGCAAGTATCCCCAGGCATCGACAGTTGGTGATTGCGCAGACCgagttgttgaagctgctgGGGGGCAACCTCGACAACGAATCGGTGGATGTGAGGAGAGGTCTTTGTCACTTGTTTGAGAACCTGAGCGTcctggaggatgatgaggacagGCAGCCTTGCGCGCAGAGGGCGTCGGAGCTGGCTAAGCTTGGGGTCTTGTCGAAGctggagggtttggagacTAATGATGCGGATCTATATGTGAGAGAAAGGGcgaaggcggcggtggctCAGTTCAAGACTCCAGCAATGGCTTAG
- the VTC2 gene encoding Phosphate metabolism transcription protein (COG:U; EggNog:ENOG503NVNK), with translation MRFGKTLRQSVYPPWKDQYIDYAKLKSILREDKPDDEDEPWTEEDENRFCDEIFNTQLEKVAKFQEAKIEELRNRTDEAAEKLKHMNEQQQSEEGGEGDAAQEEGDEGKHEEVAVDKQKLKEMEAELDGITNEVKELQKYSNLNYTGFLKIVKKHDRKRGDRYKIRPMMQVNLSNRPFNSEQAYSPLLNKLSYMYFAIRRFEAPDAGDVLPIDPDSQPETHNGEKYTAHKFWVHPDNLLEVKTYILRRLPALVYSEQSAKEVDGKQDPTITSLYFDNAKFQLYSKKVEREAEASSLRLRWYGQLSARPEILLEQKLLHENGTSEERKFAIKEKYVRAFLDGEYKMEKSVQKMERKGQKAEDVEEFKGTADAIQEFVRDNKLEPLVRANYVRTAFQNPGDDRVRISIDTDIAFIREDTLDRDRPCRDPKDWHRADIDNSNMTHPFKNINQSEVSRFPYAVLEIKLKEDVNNKRGRPGWIQDLMGSHLVHPCPRFSKFVQGVASLFEDYVNRLPFWLSDLNTDIRKDPQRAFQEEEERRARRAENEQVVGSFLGTKLSSYKPSRSSPAAKSYLADRMATDAAAAAASPKSGVTTSNQQQAVSTPAGDEAGESSQSQPLIPRENREINYGTLSSVLPGFSLSKYSRAKRAREAGITSLPPGVTEPKEWIKNSGPLQIEPKVWLANERTFLKWQHICVLLGGLAISLYTASASSKGGNLLGEVMGMVFLGVAAFTGGWSWWVLRRRREMIMGRSGKDFDFVLGPMVVAGALGVALVVNFGIAYQQAFEKHWGGDGGHHGNRSGVDMGDLR, from the exons ATGCGCTTCGGCAAAACCCTCCGCCAGTCGGTCTACCCGCCCTGGAAAGACCAATACATCGACTACGCCAAGCTGAAATCCATCCTCCGCGAGGACAAGcccgacgacgaggacgagccCTGGAccgaagaagacgagaacCGCTTCTGCGACGAGATCTTCAACACCCAGCTCGAAAAAGTGGCCAAGTTTCAAgaggccaagattgaggagctgCGCAACAGGACGGAtgaggcggcggagaagctgaagcaTATGAATGAGCAGCAACAGtccgaggagggtggcgagggtgatgcTGCCCAGGAAGAGGGGGACGAGGGAAAACATGAAgaggtggcggtggataAACAGAAACTCAAAGAGATGGAGGCAGAGCTGGATGGGATCACAAacgaggtcaaggagctgCAAAAGTATAGCAATCTGAACTATACCGGCTTTTTGAAGATTGTCAAAAAGCATGATCGCAAGAGGGGGGATCGGTACAAGATTCGGCCGATGATGCAGGTCAACTTGTCGAACCGGCCGTTCAACTCGGAGCAGGCTTACTCGCCGTTGTTGAACAAGCTGTCGTATATGTATTTTGCGATTAGACGGTTTGAGGCGCCGGATGCGGGGGATGTGCTGCCTATTGATCCGGACAGCCAGCCTGAGACGCACAATGGGGAGAAGTACACGGCGCACAAGTTTTGGGTGCACCCGGATAACTTGTTGGAGGTCAAGACGTACATcttgaggaggctgccggCGCTGGTGTATAGTGAGCAGTCGGCcaaggaggtggatgggaagcaGGACCCGACGATTACGTCGTTGTATTTTGATAATGCCAAGTTCCAGCTGTATTcgaagaaggtggagagggaggcggaggcgagttcgttgaggttgaggtggtatGGGCAGTTGAGCGCGAGGCCGGAGATCTTGCTGGAGCAGAAGCTGTTGCATGAGAATGGGACGAGCGAGGAGAGGAAGTTTGCGATCAAGGAGAAATATGTCAGGGCGTTTCTGGATGGGGAGTACAAGATGGAAAAGTCGGTtcagaagatggagaggaaggggcagaaggcggaggatgtggaggaatTTAAGGGGACGGCGGACGCGATTCAGGAGTTTGTGAGGGATAACAAGTTGGAgccgttggtgagggcgaaTTATGTGAGGACTGCGTTTCAGAATCCGGGGGATGATCGGGTGCGGATTTCTATTGATACGGACATTGCCTTCATCCGGGAGGACACGCTTGATCGTGACCGGCCCTGCCGCGATCCCAAGGACTGGCATCGGGCGGATATCGACAATAGCAACATGACCCACCCGTTCAAGAACATCAACCAAAGCGAGGTCTCCCGCTTCCCTTACGCGGTGTTGGAgatcaagctcaaggaggacgtcaacaacaagcgCGGCCGTCCAGGCTGGATCCAAGACCTCATGGGCTCCCATCTTGTCCACCCCTGCCCCAGATTCTCCAAGTTTGTCCAGGGCGTCGCCTCTCTCTTTGAGGACTACGTCAACCGCCTCCCCTTCTGGCTATCGGACCTCAACACCGACATCCGCAAGGACCCCCAGCGGGCCttccaagaagaggaagagcgtCGCGCCCGCAGAGCGGAAAACGAGCAAGTGGTCGGGTCATTCCTGGGGACCAAACTGTCGTCGTATAAACCTTCCCGCTCgtccccagcagcaaaatcCTACCTCGCCGACCGGATGGCGACcgacgctgctgctgccgccgcctccccaaaGTCAGGCGTTACAACCTCCAATCAACAACAGGCCGTGTCCACCCCCGCCGGGGACGAAGCCGGCGAGTCCTCCCAgtcccaacccctcatcccccgcgAGAACCGCGAGATCAACTACggcaccctctcctccgtcctCCCCGGCTTTTCCCTGTCCAAGTACAGCAGAGCCAAACGCGCCCGCGAAGCGGGCATCACCTCCCTGCCCCCTGGAGTGACGGAACCAAAGGAGTGGATCAAGAACTCTGGCCCGTTGCAAATCGAACCAAAAGTCTGGCTGGCAAACGAGCGGACGTTTTTGAAGTGGCAGCACATCTGTGTAttgctgggggggttggcgatCAGTTTGTACACTGCCTCTGCGAGCTCGAAGGGAGGGAACttgctgggggaggtgatgggaatGGTTTTCTTGGGTGTGGCGGCGTTTACggggggttggagctggtgggtgttgaggaggaggagggagatgattaTGGGGAGAAGCGGGAAGGATTTTGATTTTGTGCTGGggccgatggtggtggcgggtgCGCTTGGggtggcgctggtggtgaaTTTTGGGATTGCG TATCAACAGGCTTTTGAGAAGCattgggggggtgatggggggcATCATGGGAATCGGAGTGGGGTTGATATGGGGGATTTGAGGTGA
- a CDS encoding hypothetical protein (EggNog:ENOG503P16K; COG:J), with translation MDKILRRVAMAERQVTKRIKRKTQRRYQQEKKERMREIKRHREEVGEDMRQAIIRRNEDLKLGPIAPNRDTGKLNEFGNPYGAISVDRALLHSQLTPAQKEARCAWAGGSKNLCLAPGDRVVILEGPYKGKIVPIKTIRTSTMVLEMEDELKTNVKIPEYLREPGSSPVEPIAMAVPISAVRLVYPLPHPDSGHVRDVIVRELKPVNISYDRPTRRTLFSRLVPGLNVTIPWPAVPPVKHSDHPIDTLRIDVEERTYIPTLLRPPMPEVVIDELRNRYSKFRTRHTEEYIAKIQAQEDEKKARRKSVDTMLQPVQEYNRKLRELRRERGQPVLTDEMLEKIGRVIAKNQALRKSGGLVSAQLEQRKKQDEELRKAVESLSIEGGEGAAPVDQPKV, from the exons ATGGACAAGATCCTCCGCCGGGTTGCCATGGCTGAGCGCCAGGTGACAAAACGAATCAAGCGCAAGACCCAGCGCCGGTACcagcaagagaagaaggagcggATGAGGGAGATCAAGAGGCACAGAGAAGAAGTCGGCGAGGACATGCGACAGGCCATCATCCGCCGCAACGAGGACCTCAAGTTGGGCCCCATCGCCCCCAACCGTGACACTGGCAAGCTCAACGAATTCGGCAACCCATACGGCGCCATCTCGGTCGACAGAGctctcctccactcccaGCTCACCCCCGCCCAAAAGGAAGCCCGCTGCGCCTGGGCCGGCGGCTCCAAGAACCTCTGCCTTGCCCCCGGAGACCGTGTAGTCATCCTCGAGGGCCCCTACAAGGGCAAGATCGTCCCCATCAAGACCATCCGAACCAGCACCATGGTCCTCGAGATGGAGGACGAGCTCAAG ACCAACGTCAAAATCCCCGAATACCTCCGCGAACCCGGCTCCTCCCCAGTAGAACCAATCGCCATGGCCGTCCCCATCTCGGCCGTCCGCCTCGtctaccccctcccccaccccgaCTCCGGCCACGTCCGCGACGTCATCGTCCGCGAGCTCAAACCCGTGAACATCTCCTACGACCGTCCCACGCGCcgcaccctcttctcccgccTCGTCCCCGGCCTCAACGTCACCATCCCCTGGCCCGCCGTCCCCCCCGTCAAGCACAGCGACCACCCAATCGACACCCTCCGCATCGACGTCGAGGAACGCACCtacatccccaccctcctgcGTCCACCAATGCCAGAGGTGGTCATTGACGAGCTCCGCAACCGCTACAGCAAGTTCCGCACGAGGCACACGGAGGAGTACATCGCCAAGATTCAGGCccaggaggacgagaagaaggccaggaggaagagcgTCGACACGATGCTGCAGCCGGTGCAGGAGTACAATAGGAAGCTGAGGGAGCTGAGACGGGAGAGGGGCCAGCCGGTGCTGACGGATgagatgttggagaagatTGGCAGGGTTATTGCCAAGAATCAGGCGCTGAGGAAGAGCGGTGGCTTGGTGAGCGCGCAGTtggagcagaggaagaagcaggacgaggagttgaggaaggcggtggagagtTTATCGAtagagggcggcgagggggcCGCGCCGGTGGACCAACCAAAGGTGTAG
- the RHO1 gene encoding GTP-binding protein Rho1 (COG:U; EggNog:ENOG503NV4I), whose product MAAELRRKLVIVGDGACGKTCLLIVFSKGTFPEVYVPTVFENYVADVEVDGKHVELALWDTAGQEDYDRLRPLSYPDSHVILICFAIDSPDSLDNVGEKWCSEVHHFCPDVPKILVGCKKDLRFDQKTIEELRKTSQQPVSPEQGQQVATNIKATKYLECSAKTNEGVREVFEFATRAALMKKSSKKKGKCVIA is encoded by the exons ATGGCCGCCGAGCTTCGCCGGAAGTTGGTTATCGTCGGTGACGGTGCCTGCGGAAAGACGTGCTTGTTGAT TGTTTTCTCCAAGGGTACCTTCCCAGAG GTCTATGTCCCTACCGTCTTCGAAAACTACGTTGCcgatgtcgaggttgatggaaaGCACGTCGAGCTCGCCCTTTGGGATACGGCTGGCCAAGAGGATTACGACCGTCTCCGCCCTCTCTCTTACCCCGACTCCCACGTCATCTTGATCTGCTTCGCCATCGACTCGCCCGATTCCCTCGACAACGTTGGCGAGAAG TGGTGCTCCGAGGTACACCATTTCTGTCCCGATGTTCCCAAGATCCTTGTTGGTTGCAAGAAGGATCTCCGTTTCGACCAGAAGACCATCGAGGAGCTCCGCAAGACCAGCCAGCAGCCCGTGTCTCCTGAACAG GGTCAACAAGTTGCCACCAACATCAAGGCCACCAAGTATCTCGAGTGCTCCGCCAAGACCAACGAGGGTGTCCGGGAAGTGTTCGAGTTCGCGACGCGGGCCGCGTTGATGAAGAAGTCatcaaagaagaagggcaagtgCGTCATCGCCTAA
- a CDS encoding hypothetical protein (EggNog:ENOG503PT5E) produces MHDGSCPKCGAASEGKSCGSCGATCPN; encoded by the exons ATGCACGACGGAAGCTGCCCCAAGTGCGGTGCCGCCTCAGAGGGCAAGTCCTGCGGCAGCTGCGGAGCT ACCTGCCCCAACTAG